From Desulfovibrio legallii, one genomic window encodes:
- a CDS encoding P-II family nitrogen regulator, producing MNTDNILITCIASEGHADEIMSVARQAGARGGTVLGARGTGTEEDVKFFGISMVPQKEMLLIVAQADLVQTIVAAICSMSIFSDPGSGIVYTTPVHQFHILGQCE from the coding sequence ATGAATACCGACAATATCCTGATTACGTGCATTGCCTCGGAGGGCCATGCGGATGAAATTATGAGCGTTGCCCGGCAGGCCGGGGCCCGTGGGGGCACGGTTTTGGGCGCGCGGGGCACGGGCACGGAAGAGGACGTGAAGTTTTTCGGCATAAGCATGGTGCCGCAAAAAGAAATGCTGCTGATTGTGGCGCAGGCCGATCTGGTTCAGACCATTGTGGCGGCCATCTGCAGCATGAGCATTTTCAGCGATCCCGGCAGCGGTATTGTCTACACCACCCCGGTGCACCAGTTCCATATCCTTGGGCAGTGCGAATAG
- a CDS encoding SLC13 family permease yields MLRIMARNFLGKAPLWYKYSILCFLLLNPAVFFLVSPFVAGWLILLEFIFTLALALQVYPVPAGGLLALQAAAIGLARPETIYSEIAANLPTLLLLIFMVAGIYYLKDVLSLVFTSLFLQFRKKWQVSLVFCVATAALSSFLDALTVLAVLIAVIFNFYAIYHRVGNAYAGIPKEQAEQETAAFQGFLRNLIMHAAVGTALGGTLTLVGEPQNMMIGTKMGWNFADFFRHCGVIAVPVVLGGFILCPLLELLRFPGFGYELSDKIRQLIVRDYEKRARKLTGQSVYQYALQGLVALLLIVALGFHVAEVGVIGIGVIVVLSAFTGMIHEHDFAEPFNNAMPFATLIVIFFAILAVVHDQHLVTPVVQWVLSFKGQTQLLVLYGVNGLLSMVSDSVFVASVFLSEMDKAYNAGAFDLDWYQNIAVVINMGTNIPSLGTPNGTAGFLFLLTSALSPVIRLSYLRMLQLMLPYFIVLSSIGGAMAYFFLQ; encoded by the coding sequence ATGCTGCGGATTATGGCCAGGAATTTTTTGGGAAAGGCCCCACTATGGTATAAATATTCAATTTTATGCTTTTTGCTGTTGAATCCTGCCGTCTTTTTCTTGGTCAGCCCCTTTGTGGCGGGCTGGCTGATTCTGCTGGAGTTTATTTTTACCCTGGCCCTGGCCCTGCAGGTGTACCCTGTGCCTGCCGGAGGGCTGCTGGCCCTGCAGGCCGCCGCCATCGGCCTGGCCCGGCCGGAAACGATATACAGCGAAATAGCCGCCAACCTGCCCACCCTGCTTTTGCTTATTTTCATGGTGGCCGGCATCTACTACCTCAAGGATGTGCTTTCGCTGGTTTTCACCAGTCTTTTTCTGCAGTTCAGGAAAAAATGGCAAGTTTCGCTGGTGTTTTGTGTGGCCACCGCCGCGCTTTCCAGTTTTTTGGACGCGCTGACGGTGCTGGCCGTGCTTATTGCCGTCATTTTTAATTTTTACGCCATCTATCATCGGGTGGGCAATGCCTACGCGGGCATTCCCAAGGAGCAGGCGGAACAGGAAACTGCCGCCTTCCAGGGTTTTCTGCGCAATCTGATCATGCACGCGGCCGTGGGCACGGCTCTGGGCGGCACCCTGACCCTGGTGGGCGAGCCGCAGAATATGATGATCGGTACGAAAATGGGTTGGAATTTCGCCGATTTCTTCAGGCACTGCGGGGTTATTGCCGTGCCTGTGGTGCTGGGCGGCTTTATTCTGTGCCCTCTGCTGGAGCTTTTGCGTTTTCCCGGTTTCGGCTATGAGCTGTCGGACAAAATACGTCAGCTCATTGTCAGGGATTATGAAAAAAGGGCCCGCAAACTCACGGGGCAAAGCGTGTATCAATACGCGCTGCAAGGGCTGGTGGCGCTGCTGCTCATTGTGGCCTTAGGCTTTCATGTGGCCGAGGTGGGGGTGATCGGCATTGGCGTCATTGTGGTCCTTTCCGCCTTTACCGGCATGATCCATGAACACGATTTTGCAGAACCCTTCAACAACGCCATGCCCTTTGCCACACTCATCGTGATCTTTTTTGCCATTCTTGCGGTGGTGCACGACCAGCACCTGGTCACGCCGGTGGTGCAGTGGGTGCTTTCCTTCAAGGGGCAGACGCAGCTGCTTGTGCTCTACGGGGTCAACGGGCTGCTTTCCATGGTCAGCGACAGCGTTTTTGTGGCTTCGGTTTTTCTTTCCGAGATGGACAAGGCCTACAATGCCGGGGCCTTTGACCTGGACTGGTATCAGAATATTGCCGTGGTCATCAACATGGGCACCAATATTCCCTCCCTGGGCACGCCCAACGGCACAGCCGGGTTTTTGTTCCTGCTTACTTCGGCCCTGTCCCCGGTGATTCGGCTGTCCTATCTGCGCATGTTGCAGCTGATGTTACCGTATTTTATTGTTCTTTCAAGCATAGGCGGCGCCATGGCGTATTTCTTTCTGCAATGA
- a CDS encoding XRE family transcriptional regulator has translation MNAVSLGRDEAGAFARRLAQRREALGLRKQDLAKKMGLSLTTIQQYERGQWPRGGHAVRLARTLGCSLDWLLAGKGEAEGGVLDTPDARLVMVPMVEARLSAGTGSFETSDEVLRHYAFRWDFLRRKGNPSRMVLLRVSGDSMQPRIMHNDVVLIDQSQNVPVPGRIYAVGVEDMVYLKIVNAVPGRLILSSSNALYAPIEAPTGGQLADLVRVIGRAVWVGRELD, from the coding sequence ATGAACGCAGTGAGCCTTGGACGCGACGAGGCCGGAGCCTTTGCTAGGCGTCTGGCGCAACGGCGCGAGGCTCTGGGCCTGCGCAAGCAGGATCTGGCGAAAAAAATGGGCTTGAGCCTGACCACTATTCAGCAGTACGAGCGTGGGCAGTGGCCTCGTGGCGGGCACGCCGTGCGCCTGGCCCGGACTTTGGGCTGTTCTCTGGACTGGCTTCTGGCCGGCAAGGGCGAGGCCGAAGGCGGCGTGCTGGACACGCCCGACGCCAGGCTGGTGATGGTGCCCATGGTGGAGGCCCGGCTTTCGGCGGGCACGGGCAGCTTTGAGACCAGCGACGAGGTGTTGCGGCACTACGCCTTTCGCTGGGATTTTTTGCGCCGCAAGGGCAACCCTTCGCGCATGGTGCTGCTGCGGGTTTCGGGCGACAGCATGCAGCCGCGCATCATGCACAACGACGTGGTGCTTATTGACCAGAGCCAAAACGTGCCCGTGCCGGGGCGCATCTATGCTGTGGGCGTGGAGGACATGGTCTATCTCAAAATTGTCAATGCCGTGCCCGGGCGGCTTATCCTGAGCAGCTCCAACGCGCTTTATGCGCCCATTGAGGCCCCTACCGGCGGGCAGCTGGCCGACCTGGTGCGGGTTATCGGCCGTGCCGTGTGGGTGGGCCGTGAGTTGGATTAG